Proteins encoded together in one Myxococcales bacterium window:
- a CDS encoding elongation factor G — protein MSDLAKIRNIGISAHIDSGKTTLTERILFYTKRIHAIHDVKGKDGVGAKMDSMDLERERGITIQSAATHCYWKGNHINIIDTPGHVDFTIEVERALRVLDGAILVLCGVAGVQSQSLTVDRQMRRYNVPRIAFVNKLDRAGANPIRVKDQLKEKLSLNSVLLQLPIGLEDKFEGVVDLIKMKAYRFYGDNGEDIRESEVPEDMAAEAQKYRDIMLDELSLHDDALAEAMLEEKVTEELIHKAVRNATIALKIAPVMMGSAYKNKAVQLLLDGVNAYLPNPSEVENAAVDLDKNEERVVLSSSDKDPLVALAFKLEDGRFGQLSYVRVYQGVLAKGAEIINTRTGKKHKVGRLVRMHSDEQEDIESSDPGDIVAMFGIDCNSGDTFCDGRMNVAMTSMFVPDAVISLTVTPKDNKAQTNMSKALRRFTKEDPTFRVSADPESGETIIAGMGELHLDVYIERMKREYAAEVTTSPPRVAYRETITRRVDYAYTHKKQTGGSGQFGKIGGFMEPWPEANYVFNDEIVGGIVPREFIPAVDKGFRSMLAKGLLIGAPVVNVAITLNDGGSHAVDSSDIAFQEAARGAWRETYPKAGPQILEPIMKVSVEGPVEFQGGMTGLLMQRRGLILSTTESDGFAHVDAEVPLSEMFGFSTTLRSATQGKAEFTMEFSKYAAVPSGIGEELIKKYKAEQEKAKK, from the coding sequence ATGAGCGACCTCGCCAAGATCCGAAACATCGGGATCAGCGCCCACATCGACTCGGGCAAGACCACGCTGACCGAACGCATCCTCTTCTACACGAAGCGCATCCACGCGATCCACGACGTCAAAGGTAAGGACGGCGTCGGCGCGAAGATGGACTCGATGGATCTCGAGCGCGAGCGCGGCATCACGATCCAGTCGGCGGCCACGCACTGCTACTGGAAGGGCAACCACATCAACATCATCGACACGCCCGGCCACGTCGACTTCACCATCGAAGTCGAACGCGCCCTCCGCGTGCTCGACGGCGCGATCCTCGTGCTCTGCGGCGTCGCCGGTGTGCAGTCGCAGTCGCTCACGGTCGACCGCCAGATGCGCCGCTACAACGTCCCCCGCATCGCGTTCGTCAACAAGCTCGATCGCGCCGGCGCGAACCCGATCCGCGTCAAGGACCAGCTCAAAGAGAAGCTTAGCCTCAACTCGGTCCTCCTCCAGCTCCCCATCGGGCTCGAGGACAAGTTCGAGGGCGTGGTCGACCTCATCAAGATGAAGGCGTACCGCTTCTACGGCGACAACGGCGAGGACATCCGCGAGAGCGAGGTCCCCGAGGACATGGCCGCCGAGGCGCAGAAGTACCGCGACATCATGCTCGACGAGCTCTCGCTCCACGACGACGCGCTCGCCGAGGCGATGCTCGAGGAGAAGGTCACCGAGGAGCTCATTCACAAGGCCGTTCGTAACGCCACGATCGCCCTCAAGATCGCCCCGGTCATGATGGGCTCGGCCTACAAGAACAAGGCCGTCCAGCTCCTCCTCGACGGCGTCAACGCCTACCTCCCGAACCCGAGCGAGGTCGAGAACGCGGCCGTCGACCTCGACAAGAACGAGGAGCGCGTCGTGCTCTCGTCGAGCGACAAGGACCCCCTCGTCGCCCTCGCGTTCAAGCTCGAGGACGGCCGCTTCGGCCAGCTCTCGTACGTCCGCGTCTACCAGGGCGTGCTCGCCAAGGGCGCCGAGATCATCAACACCCGCACCGGCAAGAAGCACAAGGTCGGCCGCCTCGTCCGTATGCACTCGGACGAGCAAGAGGACATCGAGTCGTCGGACCCGGGTGACATCGTCGCCATGTTCGGCATCGACTGCAACTCGGGCGACACCTTCTGCGACGGCCGCATGAACGTCGCGATGACGAGCATGTTCGTCCCCGACGCGGTCATCTCGCTCACCGTGACGCCGAAGGACAACAAGGCCCAGACGAACATGTCGAAGGCCCTCCGTCGCTTCACGAAAGAGGACCCGACCTTCCGCGTCAGCGCCGACCCCGAGTCGGGCGAGACGATCATCGCCGGCATGGGCGAGCTCCATCTCGACGTCTACATCGAGCGCATGAAGCGCGAGTACGCGGCCGAGGTCACGACGAGCCCGCCCCGCGTCGCCTACCGCGAGACCATCACCCGCCGCGTCGACTACGCGTACACGCACAAGAAGCAGACCGGCGGCTCCGGCCAGTTCGGTAAGATCGGCGGCTTCATGGAGCCGTGGCCCGAGGCGAACTACGTCTTCAACGACGAGATCGTCGGCGGCATCGTCCCCCGCGAGTTCATCCCCGCGGTCGACAAGGGCTTCCGCTCGATGCTCGCCAAGGGCCTCCTCATCGGCGCCCCGGTCGTCAACGTCGCGATCACCTTGAACGACGGCGGCTCGCACGCGGTCGACTCGAGCGACATCGCCTTCCAGGAGGCCGCCCGCGGCGCCTGGCGCGAGACGTACCCCAAGGCCGGCCCGCAGATCCTCGAGCCGATCATGAAGGTGTCGGTCGAGGGCCCGGTCGAGTTCCAGGGCGGCATGACAGGCCTCCTCATGCAGCGCCGCGGCCTCATCCTGAGCACAACCGAGAGCGACGGCTTCGCGCACGTCGACGCCGAGGTGCCGCTCTCCGAGATGTTCGGCTTCTCGACGACGCTCCGCTCCGCGACGCAGGGCAAGGCCGAGTTCACGATGGAGTTCTCGAAGTACGCGGCGGTCCCGTCGGGTATCGGCGAGGAGCTCATCAAGAAGTACAAGGCCGAGCAGGAGAAGGCGAAGAAGTAA
- a CDS encoding undecaprenyl-diphosphate phosphatase — protein sequence MNAAKAVILGIVEGLTEYLPVSSTGHLILVPHLAEALARHMPMFEAFAKAGEAEESFDVVIQFGAILAVLVHYRTLLRERLSGLFRKEAASLQLLQALVLGFIPTAVLGLLLRKKIKALLFGPMPVAAALIVGGIVMIVVERMRKAKKTEGLVGLEHVTPKRAFLIGLGQCVSMWPGSSRSMCTILAGQATGLSTATSAEFSFLLGLPTLGAACVYEALKSRHALATGIGLPSFVLGLVVSFFVAWAVIAGFIKYLQKNGLEPFGYYRILLGIVVVLVMRGA from the coding sequence ATGAACGCCGCCAAAGCCGTCATCTTGGGCATCGTCGAGGGCCTGACCGAGTACCTGCCGGTCTCGTCGACGGGGCACCTCATCTTGGTCCCCCACTTGGCCGAGGCCCTCGCGCGGCACATGCCGATGTTCGAGGCCTTCGCGAAGGCCGGGGAGGCCGAAGAGTCGTTCGACGTGGTCATCCAGTTCGGCGCGATCCTCGCCGTGCTCGTGCACTACCGCACGCTCCTCCGCGAGCGCCTCTCGGGCCTCTTCCGCAAAGAAGCCGCGAGCCTGCAGCTCCTCCAGGCGCTCGTGCTCGGGTTCATCCCTACGGCCGTGCTCGGCCTGCTCCTCCGCAAGAAGATCAAAGCGCTCCTCTTCGGGCCGATGCCCGTGGCCGCCGCGCTCATCGTGGGCGGCATCGTCATGATCGTGGTCGAGCGCATGCGCAAAGCCAAGAAGACCGAGGGCCTCGTGGGCCTCGAGCACGTCACGCCGAAGCGCGCGTTCCTCATCGGTCTCGGGCAGTGCGTATCCATGTGGCCGGGCTCGTCGCGATCGATGTGCACCATCCTCGCCGGTCAGGCCACGGGGCTCTCGACGGCCACGTCGGCCGAGTTCTCGTTCCTTCTCGGGCTCCCCACGCTCGGCGCCGCGTGTGTCTACGAGGCCCTCAAGTCGCGGCACGCGCTGGCGACGGGCATCGGCCTGCCGAGCTTCGTGCTGGGCCTCGTCGTGAGCTTCTTCGTGGCGTGGGCCGTCATCGCCGGTTTCATCAAGTACCTGCAGAAAAACGGGCTCGAGCCGTTCGGGTACTACCGAATCCTGCTCGGGATCGTGGTCGTCCTGGTGATGCGCGGCGCCTGA
- a CDS encoding YbgC/FadM family acyl-CoA thioesterase, giving the protein MLTASHKVQIYYEDTDHSGLVYHANYLKYFERAREHLLGVGELVKLGEAGLGFVVYRCELSFKQGAVFGDTLDVRTTPSLVSEYRLSFKQDVYRGETLLVAGVVEMVILGPDKAPVPIPENVLARLGDGRA; this is encoded by the coding sequence GTGCTCACAGCGTCCCACAAGGTGCAAATCTACTACGAGGACACGGACCACTCGGGGCTCGTGTACCACGCGAACTACCTCAAGTACTTCGAGCGCGCGCGCGAGCATTTGCTCGGCGTGGGCGAGCTCGTGAAGCTCGGCGAGGCCGGCCTCGGGTTCGTCGTGTACCGGTGCGAGCTGTCGTTCAAGCAGGGCGCCGTCTTCGGCGACACCCTCGACGTGCGCACGACGCCTTCTCTCGTGAGCGAGTACCGCCTCTCCTTCAAGCAGGACGTCTACCGTGGGGAGACGTTGCTCGTCGCCGGGGTCGTCGAGATGGTCATCCTCGGCCCCGACAAAGCCCCGGTGCCGATCCCCGAGAACGTGCTCGCGCGCCTCGGTGACGGGCGAGCGTAG
- the dctP gene encoding TRAP transporter substrate-binding protein DctP produces MISRRASLGLVAGALGLAAFPRSARAADELRLGTLAPRDSVWGKTLAAWAASVAQETGGQLKISLYFAGSQGDEPELVAKVRDRALDGAALTGTGLSAFSPDVAALELPGLVSGYSRLDRARNAIRARAAEGFDKAGVRLLAEGDTGAMRLFSREAEVISPRDLGKMQAFVRSGDLVGRAYLEGATTRPPTLATTEVLGALLPRSATGPSPDGGARPAHVNVVFASSLAVTELKWADLLEYVTPSPVAYGIGGIVVSSGRFDSLAPEARAIVRRTAEATGSLLTQRVRAADDAAYARLRAEKKVVTLTDEARAEWADVCEKLKARMKKLVAHPDVVDAVALAGA; encoded by the coding sequence GTGATCTCTCGCCGCGCTTCGCTTGGTCTCGTCGCGGGGGCCCTCGGGCTCGCCGCCTTCCCGCGGTCGGCGCGCGCCGCCGACGAGCTCCGCCTCGGCACCCTCGCGCCTCGCGACTCGGTGTGGGGCAAGACCCTCGCGGCGTGGGCCGCCTCGGTGGCCCAAGAGACGGGCGGTCAGCTCAAGATCTCCCTGTATTTTGCCGGCTCTCAAGGGGACGAGCCCGAGCTCGTCGCCAAGGTGCGTGACCGCGCGCTCGACGGCGCGGCCCTCACGGGCACCGGGCTCTCGGCCTTCTCGCCCGACGTAGCGGCGCTCGAGCTGCCCGGGCTCGTCTCGGGGTACTCGCGCCTCGATCGCGCACGAAACGCGATCCGCGCGCGCGCCGCCGAGGGGTTCGACAAGGCCGGGGTGCGCCTGCTCGCCGAGGGCGACACGGGCGCGATGCGGCTCTTCTCGCGCGAGGCCGAGGTGATCTCGCCGCGGGATCTCGGGAAGATGCAGGCCTTCGTGCGCTCGGGGGATCTCGTCGGGCGAGCCTACCTCGAGGGCGCCACCACGCGGCCACCGACCCTCGCGACGACCGAGGTGTTGGGGGCGCTCCTCCCTCGCTCGGCGACCGGGCCTTCTCCCGACGGGGGCGCGCGTCCGGCCCACGTCAACGTCGTGTTCGCGTCGTCCCTCGCCGTGACCGAGCTGAAGTGGGCCGATCTCCTGGAGTACGTCACGCCGAGCCCCGTCGCGTACGGCATCGGCGGCATCGTGGTGAGCTCGGGCAGGTTCGACTCGCTCGCCCCCGAGGCGCGCGCGATCGTGCGACGCACGGCCGAGGCCACGGGATCGCTGCTCACCCAGCGCGTGCGCGCCGCCGACGACGCGGCCTACGCCCGCCTACGCGCCGAAAAGAAGGTCGTCACGCTCACGGACGAGGCGCGCGCCGAGTGGGCGGACGTGTGCGAGAAGCTCAAGGCGCGCATGAAGAAGCTCGTGGCCCACCCCGACGTGGTCGACGCCGTCGCCCTGGCCGGAGCGTAA
- a CDS encoding c-type cytochrome: MNRRSAIVLAALTAPCAIAACSDGPETVVLVPLMPPTGRAPSGSPSGSATAGIPHPDFGPTVRAELPPPPISGGTLAVLRNGHIVAADPDRDAVYVVDAARKEVTTVHLAPGDEPGRVIQDPRGLVHVVLRGAGAIATLDEGGVVRKRWEVCPAPRGLTMLPDGTHGLVVCEGGEVVRFATDPSAAALPETVAKLSGGLRDVVIAAGKVLVSRLRQVEIVELGPKFEVVQTAVPSGANTMQAMRMVVDPKGQDPFVVHEIARLAASRSGSTPYGGSAPPAPSDTGCDDRIMGGSIVQPALSRLSHSGEVRPGQPARQLLTQRGPNLAAFPVDVAVEETSIAIVAAGNGHTKSLPQVYVFDRTEGPSMTCLPGARGFTIEGQATAVAFRGPGAMVVQSREPAQLELLPERVVIPLSSISREDTGHAIFHAGTRSGIACASCHAEGGDDGLIWTLDASGPVRTTSLRGTLKDTAPFHWRGDVPTVSVLADRVMTGRMSGPKLDQEAKDALEAWMFAIPGPRTAAPTEASARGKALFERADVACATCHTGPRLSKPGFFQGVGGMFQVPSLVGVSTHPPYFHTGCATSLKELRCGVGAHETSHLTADERADLASYLETL, encoded by the coding sequence ATGAACCGTCGCAGCGCCATCGTCCTCGCCGCCCTCACCGCCCCGTGCGCCATCGCCGCGTGCTCGGACGGCCCCGAGACGGTCGTGCTCGTGCCGCTGATGCCGCCCACGGGGCGCGCACCTTCGGGGAGCCCATCGGGGTCGGCGACGGCCGGCATCCCGCACCCGGACTTCGGCCCGACCGTCCGCGCCGAGCTCCCTCCCCCGCCGATCTCCGGTGGCACGCTCGCCGTGCTCCGCAATGGGCACATCGTCGCGGCCGATCCCGATCGGGACGCCGTCTACGTCGTCGACGCGGCTCGCAAGGAAGTGACGACCGTGCACCTCGCTCCGGGCGACGAGCCCGGCCGCGTGATCCAAGATCCCCGAGGTCTCGTGCACGTCGTGCTGCGCGGCGCTGGGGCCATCGCGACCCTCGACGAGGGCGGGGTCGTGCGCAAGAGGTGGGAGGTCTGCCCCGCGCCGCGAGGGCTCACGATGCTTCCCGACGGCACCCATGGCCTCGTGGTGTGCGAGGGCGGCGAGGTCGTGCGCTTCGCGACCGATCCCTCGGCGGCCGCCCTCCCCGAGACGGTGGCGAAGCTTTCGGGAGGCCTGCGCGACGTCGTGATCGCGGCGGGGAAGGTCCTCGTGAGCCGGCTGAGGCAGGTCGAGATCGTGGAGCTCGGGCCGAAGTTCGAGGTCGTGCAGACCGCCGTCCCGAGCGGCGCGAACACGATGCAGGCGATGCGCATGGTCGTCGATCCGAAGGGGCAGGATCCGTTCGTGGTCCACGAGATCGCGCGGCTCGCCGCCTCGCGCTCGGGCTCGACGCCGTACGGCGGGAGCGCTCCCCCCGCCCCGAGCGACACCGGATGCGACGACCGCATCATGGGAGGGTCCATCGTTCAGCCCGCGTTGAGCCGGCTCTCGCACTCGGGGGAGGTGCGACCCGGCCAACCCGCACGACAGCTCCTCACACAGCGAGGGCCGAATTTGGCGGCGTTCCCGGTCGACGTCGCCGTGGAAGAGACGTCCATCGCGATCGTCGCCGCGGGAAATGGCCACACGAAGTCACTGCCCCAGGTGTACGTCTTCGATCGAACCGAGGGGCCCTCGATGACGTGCCTCCCGGGCGCGCGCGGCTTCACCATCGAGGGGCAAGCCACGGCCGTCGCGTTTCGCGGCCCGGGCGCCATGGTGGTCCAGTCGCGCGAGCCCGCGCAGCTCGAGCTCCTCCCCGAACGCGTCGTCATCCCGCTCTCGTCGATCTCCCGCGAGGACACGGGGCACGCCATCTTCCACGCGGGCACGCGGTCGGGCATCGCGTGCGCGTCGTGCCACGCCGAGGGCGGAGACGACGGCCTCATCTGGACCCTCGACGCGAGCGGCCCGGTGCGTACGACTTCCCTCCGAGGCACCCTCAAGGACACGGCGCCCTTCCACTGGCGCGGTGACGTCCCCACGGTGTCCGTGTTGGCCGACCGCGTGATGACCGGCCGCATGAGCGGGCCGAAGCTCGACCAAGAGGCGAAGGACGCCCTCGAGGCGTGGATGTTCGCGATCCCCGGCCCGAGGACGGCCGCCCCGACCGAGGCCTCCGCGCGAGGCAAAGCGCTCTTCGAGCGCGCCGACGTGGCCTGCGCGACCTGCCACACGGGGCCACGCCTGTCGAAACCCGGTTTTTTCCAGGGGGTGGGCGGCATGTTCCAGGTGCCCTCGCTCGTGGGTGTGTCCACGCACCCGCCGTACTTCCACACGGGGTGCGCTACGTCGCTCAAGGAGCTTCGGTGCGGCGTCGGGGCCCACGAGACGAGCCACCTCACGGCGGACGAGCGCGCCGACCTCGCCTCCTACCTCGAGACGCTGTAA
- a CDS encoding alpha/beta fold hydrolase, whose amino-acid sequence MSRVLGALALAYVGLCVAARLGYKKLLYPAPVRPAPAALEHDFRTLELQGDGAEVLALERTARPGRPTLVMFHGNGEVVDDLVPLGEALTSEGLGFVAMEYRGYGRRSSLAPSEAGITSDAIALVRTLAARNVSPIVLVGYSLGSAVAAEVAYRGLGARLVLVSPFTSMTAMGERLAPILPVGLLMEERFDTLSKAPHISLKTLVIHGTNDELVPFAMGERVASALPAARLVPVRGGTHTSVLSGLDEAANRTVLETITRFAEAP is encoded by the coding sequence GTGAGCCGCGTGCTCGGGGCCCTCGCGCTCGCCTACGTGGGCCTCTGCGTCGCCGCGCGCCTCGGCTACAAAAAGCTCCTCTACCCTGCCCCGGTGCGGCCCGCACCTGCGGCCCTCGAGCATGATTTCCGGACGCTCGAGCTGCAGGGAGACGGAGCCGAGGTGCTCGCGCTCGAACGCACGGCGCGCCCGGGCCGGCCGACGTTGGTCATGTTCCATGGCAACGGCGAGGTGGTGGACGATCTCGTGCCGCTCGGCGAGGCGCTCACCTCGGAGGGCCTCGGCTTCGTGGCCATGGAGTACCGCGGGTACGGCCGAAGGTCGTCGCTCGCCCCGAGCGAGGCCGGCATCACGAGCGACGCTATCGCCCTCGTGCGCACCCTGGCCGCACGGAACGTCTCGCCGATCGTCCTCGTGGGGTACTCGCTCGGCTCGGCCGTCGCGGCCGAGGTCGCGTACAGGGGCCTCGGGGCGCGGCTCGTGCTCGTCTCGCCGTTTACCTCGATGACGGCCATGGGAGAGCGGCTCGCGCCCATCTTGCCGGTCGGGCTCCTCATGGAAGAGCGCTTCGACACGCTCTCCAAAGCCCCTCACATCTCCTTGAAAACACTCGTCATTCACGGCACGAACGACGAGCTCGTGCCCTTCGCGATGGGCGAGCGTGTGGCCTCGGCCCTGCCGGCGGCGCGCCTCGTCCCGGTTCGGGGGGGCACCCACACGAGCGTGCTCTCGGGGCTCGACGAGGCGGCGAACCGCACGGTCCTCGAGACGATCACGCGCTTCGCCGAAGCTCCCTGA
- a CDS encoding TrmH family RNA methyltransferase, giving the protein MALPVPIDEGPDELREVLAPLRNGVSVALMSLGNAFAAGAIVRVAHSFLVREIFMVGDAPHYEKASMGMEKYETIVRVPDVAGLFEAVEGRPVYAIEKDRATRSLYDAAPFPEGVVFLFGSERFGVPDEALDRADAIVGVPMYGINHSFPVAITAGMVLAEWGRRRYAPGTVVVPKKGSPPGFSL; this is encoded by the coding sequence ATGGCCCTGCCCGTTCCCATCGACGAAGGCCCCGACGAGCTGCGCGAGGTGCTCGCTCCGCTTCGAAATGGCGTGTCCGTGGCCCTCATGAGCCTTGGGAACGCGTTCGCGGCGGGGGCCATCGTGCGCGTGGCCCATAGCTTCCTCGTCCGGGAGATCTTCATGGTGGGAGATGCCCCCCACTACGAGAAGGCCTCCATGGGTATGGAGAAGTACGAGACCATCGTCCGCGTGCCCGACGTGGCGGGCCTCTTCGAGGCCGTCGAGGGTCGGCCGGTCTACGCGATCGAAAAAGACCGAGCGACGCGCTCTCTCTACGATGCGGCGCCGTTCCCCGAGGGGGTCGTATTCCTGTTCGGGTCGGAGCGGTTCGGTGTGCCCGACGAGGCGCTCGACCGCGCCGACGCCATCGTGGGCGTGCCGATGTACGGCATCAACCACTCGTTCCCCGTCGCCATCACGGCGGGCATGGTGCTCGCCGAATGGGGGAGGAGGCGCTACGCTCCCGGCACCGTGGTCGTGCCCAAGAAGGGCTCCCCGCCCGGTTTTTCCCTATGA
- a CDS encoding DUF362 domain-containing protein produces MHPTRDAKVILRHCDSYDPQKIRAIVRDAIRELGLSPKGRTLLKPNVVAAGPLFEHAHTRKELVEGVLLALKDEDQGITELAVGERCGITVPTRFVFDEAGYMPMLERVGAKHYFFEEVPQVEIPLTHEGRLRDAIFTPEPVARADFFVNCPKFKSHPWTTVTFSMKNYIGIQDDRHRLIDHDHALNRKVADLQYVVQPQLVVIDCIIAGEGRMLTPIPRDMNLVIVGNNQVAIDAVGCAIIGLDPRSVEHIALAEDRGFGTTDLSKISLSGDVTLDEAKARAQGFQVGLVRVEKYFEGTRISAYAGPPPEHGHDHDAYCWGGCPGVMEEVIEILRLYDKECDQKLPKIHIVFGHYKGPLDVGYGEKVVFVGDCVQWEGMIGGELVQVSNKYKGRDTIDPHTVEHQDMYVKMAKMGAKLLEAKTRPWIRLEGCPVSVAELVLLLSELGGIQNPYFEPSQVVSFNRAYLTWRAVTSMKRLRGEPYQIPGSSPRGEAAPKLEADRDAGSAEE; encoded by the coding sequence ATGCACCCCACGCGCGACGCCAAAGTCATCCTCCGGCACTGCGACAGCTACGACCCGCAGAAGATCCGAGCGATCGTGCGCGACGCTATCCGCGAGCTCGGCCTGTCGCCCAAGGGCCGCACGCTGCTGAAGCCGAACGTGGTCGCCGCGGGCCCGCTCTTCGAGCACGCGCACACCCGCAAAGAGCTCGTCGAGGGTGTGCTGCTCGCCCTCAAGGACGAGGACCAGGGCATCACCGAGCTCGCGGTGGGCGAGCGGTGCGGCATCACGGTGCCCACGAGGTTCGTGTTCGACGAGGCCGGGTACATGCCGATGCTCGAGCGTGTGGGCGCGAAGCACTACTTCTTCGAGGAGGTGCCTCAGGTCGAGATCCCGCTCACGCACGAGGGCCGCCTCCGCGACGCGATCTTCACGCCCGAGCCCGTCGCGCGCGCCGATTTCTTCGTGAACTGCCCCAAGTTCAAGAGCCACCCGTGGACGACCGTCACGTTCTCGATGAAGAACTACATCGGCATCCAAGACGACCGGCATAGGCTCATCGACCACGACCACGCCCTCAACCGCAAGGTGGCCGACCTCCAGTACGTGGTGCAGCCCCAGCTCGTCGTGATCGACTGCATCATCGCGGGCGAGGGCCGCATGCTCACCCCGATCCCTCGGGACATGAACCTCGTCATCGTGGGGAACAACCAGGTCGCGATCGACGCGGTCGGGTGCGCCATCATCGGCCTCGATCCGCGCTCGGTCGAGCACATCGCGCTCGCCGAGGACCGCGGCTTCGGCACCACGGATCTCTCGAAAATTTCCCTCTCGGGTGACGTCACGCTCGACGAGGCGAAGGCCCGCGCCCAAGGCTTTCAGGTGGGCCTCGTGCGCGTCGAGAAGTACTTCGAGGGCACGCGCATCTCGGCCTACGCGGGCCCGCCGCCCGAGCACGGGCACGACCACGACGCCTACTGCTGGGGAGGCTGCCCCGGCGTCATGGAAGAGGTGATCGAGATCCTGCGGCTCTACGACAAGGAGTGCGACCAGAAGCTCCCGAAGATCCACATCGTGTTCGGCCACTACAAGGGCCCGCTCGACGTGGGCTACGGCGAGAAGGTCGTATTCGTGGGCGACTGCGTCCAGTGGGAGGGCATGATCGGCGGGGAGCTCGTGCAGGTGTCGAACAAGTACAAGGGCCGCGACACGATCGACCCGCACACCGTCGAGCACCAGGACATGTACGTGAAGATGGCCAAGATGGGCGCGAAGCTGCTCGAGGCCAAGACGCGCCCGTGGATCCGCCTCGAGGGCTGCCCGGTGAGCGTGGCCGAGCTCGTCCTCTTGCTCTCGGAGCTCGGCGGCATCCAAAACCCCTATTTCGAGCCTTCGCAGGTCGTGTCGTTCAACCGCGCGTACCTCACGTGGCGCGCGGTCACGTCGATGAAGCGCCTCCGCGGCGAGCCGTACCAGATCCCGGGGAGCTCGCCGCGAGGGGAGGCGGCGCCGAAGCTCGAGGCCGACCGAGACGCCGGGAGCGCCGAAGAATAG